A portion of the Vicinamibacteria bacterium genome contains these proteins:
- a CDS encoding EI24 domain-containing protein, with translation MSEPILARIPRPGLLRRAAAGAWHVPAGFAFLLRNPSFWPLAVLPALLVVISLAGGLLLAAFAGPFVEGALSPGRERIPSGLGLLMTLLRWLGMLQAGMLLGLAVAFLVAAPLLDRLSRRVESQLGNAGKDREPRPRPEALASLQGSLYFLAAAPGVFLVGLVPLAGPILATLWGAHALTERLTAEPLGQRGLGFRARQAWHKDWRAESLGFGLAGLITLVVPVANLLLGPALAIGGTLLVLDLEALTPPTPRVTEP, from the coding sequence GTGTCCGAGCCGATCCTGGCCAGGATCCCGCGACCTGGCCTCCTCCGCCGGGCGGCGGCCGGAGCCTGGCACGTTCCCGCCGGCTTCGCCTTCCTCCTGCGGAACCCATCTTTCTGGCCTCTCGCCGTGCTCCCCGCCCTGCTCGTCGTGATCTCCCTGGCCGGAGGTCTCCTGCTCGCCGCTTTCGCGGGCCCCTTTGTGGAGGGTGCGCTGTCTCCCGGGCGGGAGCGGATTCCCTCCGGCCTCGGCCTCCTCATGACCCTCCTGCGCTGGCTGGGCATGCTGCAAGCGGGGATGTTGCTGGGCCTGGCGGTGGCTTTCCTGGTCGCGGCTCCCCTCCTGGACCGCCTCTCCCGTCGGGTGGAGTCGCAGCTGGGAAACGCAGGGAAGGACCGCGAGCCCCGGCCGCGCCCGGAGGCCCTCGCGTCCCTCCAGGGCTCGCTCTACTTCCTGGCTGCGGCCCCGGGGGTCTTTCTGGTCGGCCTCGTTCCCCTCGCGGGACCGATCCTCGCCACGCTCTGGGGCGCCCACGCCCTGACCGAGCGGCTCACCGCGGAGCCGCTCGGCCAGCGCGGCCTCGGCTTCCGGGCCCGCCAGGCCTGGCACAAGGACTGGCGGGCGGAGAGCCTCGGTTTCGGGCTTGCTGGCCTGATCACGCTGGTCGTGCCCGTCGCCAACCTTCTCCTCGGCCCCGCGCTGGCCATCGGGGGGACGCTGCTCGTGCTCGACTTGGAGGCGTTGACGCCCCCCACGCCGAGGGTGACGGAGCCCTGA
- a CDS encoding DNA-formamidopyrimidine glycosylase family protein: MPELPDLLYILTSLRETLLGRHVTAERVKEPVVLRYAVRGNLSLLLGRKLADLGRRSHFLAFRFEGLDLAVNPMLAGRFRLAAPGQKDEASLAFALGFGDLELRYLDDKKMGKAYLIGADDWGAIPGLQTGGVDVLSPEFTRERFVSLLKHRRDQVRAFLLDKKALDSLGNAYADEVLFAAGIHPKTWCRSLSHADAVHLHEAIVTVMKEAVAEVARRGEPIDVKVRDFLKVRLKERCPRCGGKIRVAGVKGMDAYFCPRCQPATRAGLVDWTRTGK, from the coding sequence ATGCCCGAGCTGCCGGACCTGCTCTACATCCTCACGAGCCTCCGGGAGACGCTGCTCGGCCGGCACGTGACCGCAGAGCGCGTCAAGGAGCCGGTGGTCCTCCGTTACGCGGTGCGCGGGAACCTGTCCCTCCTGCTGGGCCGTAAGCTCGCCGACCTCGGGCGAAGGTCCCACTTCCTCGCCTTCCGCTTCGAGGGCCTGGACCTCGCCGTGAACCCCATGCTGGCCGGGCGCTTCCGGCTAGCCGCCCCGGGGCAGAAAGACGAGGCATCGCTGGCCTTCGCCCTCGGCTTCGGCGATCTCGAGCTTCGCTATCTCGACGACAAGAAGATGGGCAAGGCCTACCTGATCGGGGCCGACGACTGGGGAGCCATTCCCGGGCTCCAGACGGGTGGGGTCGACGTCCTGTCCCCGGAGTTCACGCGGGAGCGGTTCGTGAGCCTGCTCAAGCATCGGCGCGATCAAGTGCGGGCCTTTCTCCTCGACAAGAAGGCCCTCGACAGCCTGGGCAACGCTTACGCCGACGAGGTGCTCTTCGCAGCCGGAATCCATCCCAAGACCTGGTGCCGGTCCCTCTCCCACGCGGACGCTGTTCACCTCCACGAGGCGATCGTGACCGTGATGAAGGAGGCGGTGGCGGAGGTCGCACGGCGCGGAGAGCCCATCGACGTGAAGGTGCGCGACTTTTTGAAGGTCCGGTTGAAGGAGCGCTGCCCGCGCTGCGGCGGCAAGATCCGCGTCGCGGGCGTGAAGGGCATGGACGCCTACTTCTGCCCGCGCTGCCAGCCCGCGACCCGGGCCGGGCTCGTGGACTGGACGCGCACGGGGAAGTGA
- a CDS encoding NADH-ubiquinone oxidoreductase-F iron-sulfur binding region domain-containing protein — MATSDGPELIRRVIASGLRGRGGGWFPTGRKWQAVRAEEGDSFLVANGAEGEPGSVKDRFLMTTRPGEVVRGLALAARAVGAREAVIFLKGSFAGPAAALRAALREAQLADLTVEVRHGDDGYISGEETAVLEALEDRRPWPRPKPPLPAAVGFRGRPTLVQNVETLARVPAAVDDPERFRRTESTLVSLWGHVRRPGIYEVPLGTPLRRLIEEEGGGAPDGLGMIFPAGPSGAPLSAAQADTPLDPDALRASGSALGTASVLVLGVSACPLGVAASLAAFFERESCGQCPPCTVGTSSLGRIVRAVEAGEARARDLTDLGEVSGFMASHGYCAHSRTAAGSVTGLLTRFRGDVEEHQRRGRCPHPGPPLDPFGPASPERTAIEAVLAGLPSPTTAAEVR; from the coding sequence ATGGCCACCAGCGACGGACCGGAGCTGATACGTCGCGTCATCGCGTCCGGGTTGAGGGGACGGGGCGGGGGCTGGTTCCCTACCGGCCGGAAATGGCAGGCCGTCCGCGCTGAAGAAGGAGACTCCTTCCTGGTCGCGAACGGGGCGGAGGGGGAGCCGGGATCTGTGAAAGACCGGTTCCTCATGACCACGCGGCCGGGGGAGGTCGTCCGGGGCCTGGCCCTTGCGGCCCGCGCGGTGGGGGCTAGGGAGGCGGTCATCTTCCTGAAGGGGTCGTTCGCGGGGCCGGCGGCGGCTCTGCGCGCCGCCCTCCGCGAGGCTCAGCTTGCCGATCTCACGGTCGAGGTCCGCCACGGCGATGATGGCTACATCAGCGGAGAAGAGACGGCCGTGCTGGAGGCTCTCGAGGACCGTCGGCCTTGGCCACGGCCGAAGCCCCCTCTCCCCGCCGCCGTCGGCTTTCGCGGGCGGCCGACCTTGGTCCAGAACGTCGAAACCCTGGCCCGGGTGCCCGCGGCGGTCGACGATCCCGAACGCTTCCGCCGCACCGAGTCGACGCTCGTCTCGCTCTGGGGTCACGTGCGGCGGCCGGGCATCTACGAGGTTCCACTCGGCACCCCGCTGCGCCGCCTGATCGAGGAGGAGGGCGGGGGCGCACCGGATGGTCTGGGCATGATCTTCCCGGCCGGACCCTCCGGAGCTCCCCTGAGCGCCGCCCAGGCCGACACGCCCCTCGATCCCGACGCACTCCGGGCCTCGGGCTCCGCCCTGGGAACGGCGTCCGTGCTGGTCCTGGGCGTGTCCGCCTGCCCGCTCGGCGTAGCGGCCTCGCTGGCCGCCTTTTTCGAGCGCGAGTCCTGTGGCCAATGCCCACCGTGCACGGTCGGCACATCGAGCCTGGGCCGGATCGTGCGAGCCGTGGAGGCGGGAGAGGCCCGGGCGAGGGACCTGACCGACCTCGGCGAGGTGTCGGGCTTCATGGCCAGCCACGGATACTGTGCCCACAGCCGGACCGCCGCGGGTTCTGTAACCGGACTCCTGACCCGATTTCGGGGCGACGTGGAGGAGCATCAGCGCCGGGGCCGTTGCCCGCACCCCGGCCCTCCCCTCGACCCCTTCGGCCCGGCGTCACCCGAGCGGACCGCAATCGAGGCGGTCCTGGCCGGGTTGCCCTCGCCCACGACCGCGGCCGAGGTCCGGTGA
- a CDS encoding DUF2231 domain-containing protein, with protein sequence MSAIDLGPYHPIVVHFAIGLLAAGVVLRWLSLTGRLAFAGGAALCLILAGALAAMVAVESGQAAHGPVERIPGVADAVVDHEQWGMLTRTMFLAVAGVEIIALLLGRWGKERYALIASGILGLGALFCLYEAGSYGGRLVYSYAGGVGIRTGDPADVGRLLLAGIYNQIQVDRKGGRSADAARLAEEAARRFPGDPGVQIMAAESKLLDGHDPAGALDMLGRLVVPSSNRRLRLQQGFLLADALEAAGQKEGARAHLQSLLPDFPNSERLKKRLQAP encoded by the coding sequence ATGAGCGCAATCGACCTGGGACCCTACCACCCCATCGTCGTCCACTTTGCCATCGGCCTGCTCGCGGCGGGCGTGGTCCTGCGCTGGCTCTCGTTGACCGGACGCCTGGCCTTCGCGGGCGGGGCCGCCCTCTGCCTCATCCTGGCCGGCGCCCTAGCCGCGATGGTGGCGGTGGAGTCTGGGCAGGCCGCCCACGGGCCGGTGGAGCGGATCCCCGGGGTGGCAGACGCGGTCGTGGACCACGAGCAATGGGGCATGTTGACGCGCACGATGTTCCTGGCTGTCGCGGGCGTCGAGATCATCGCCCTCCTCCTGGGCCGCTGGGGCAAGGAGCGCTACGCGCTCATCGCCTCGGGCATCCTCGGTCTAGGCGCACTCTTCTGCCTCTATGAGGCGGGCTCGTACGGGGGCCGGCTGGTCTATTCCTACGCGGGTGGGGTGGGCATACGCACCGGCGATCCCGCAGACGTGGGCCGGCTGCTGCTGGCCGGCATCTACAACCAGATCCAGGTCGACCGCAAGGGGGGCCGGTCTGCGGATGCGGCCCGCCTGGCGGAAGAAGCCGCGCGGCGATTCCCCGGGGATCCCGGCGTCCAGATCATGGCCGCCGAGTCCAAGCTCCTCGACGGGCACGACCCCGCGGGCGCCTTGGACATGCTGGGTCGGCTCGTCGTTCCCTCGTCCAACCGCCGGCTGCGTCTGCAACAGGGCTTCCTGCTTGCGGACGCCCTCGAAGCGGCCGGCCAGAAGGAGGGAGCCCGGGCGCACCTGCAGTCCCTGCTCCCGGACTTCCCGAACAGCGAGCGGCTCAAGAAGAGGCTGCAGGC
- a CDS encoding LON peptidase substrate-binding domain-containing protein: MKPLPGLLPLFPLPNVVLFPQMPMPLHVFEPRYRKMVADALDSHRTIGMTLLQPGWEPHYQGRPSVYGVGCAGVIEQSEPLEQGRYNILLRGTVRFRIREEHEGELYRLAAVDALPEGMGDTASLEAMRRRVLAAIGKASDGPVSLVLQTELPHDVFVNALCQTLTLAPVERQSLLDCDSILARYARLLEILDFLLLEQTYGLGKTTH; encoded by the coding sequence GTGAAGCCTCTTCCCGGCCTTCTTCCGCTTTTCCCTCTGCCGAACGTCGTGCTGTTCCCGCAGATGCCCATGCCCCTGCACGTCTTCGAGCCGCGCTATCGAAAGATGGTGGCGGACGCCCTGGACAGCCACCGAACCATCGGCATGACGCTCCTGCAGCCGGGCTGGGAGCCCCACTACCAGGGCCGACCCTCGGTCTACGGGGTGGGTTGCGCAGGGGTCATCGAGCAGAGTGAGCCGCTCGAACAGGGACGGTACAATATTTTGTTGCGGGGGACGGTGCGCTTCCGGATCCGCGAGGAGCACGAGGGCGAACTCTACCGGCTGGCCGCGGTGGACGCCCTGCCCGAGGGAATGGGAGACACCGCTTCGCTCGAGGCCATGCGCCGGCGGGTCCTCGCCGCGATCGGCAAGGCCTCGGATGGCCCCGTCTCCCTGGTGCTCCAAACCGAGCTGCCCCACGACGTGTTCGTGAACGCCCTTTGCCAGACCCTCACCCTAGCCCCGGTTGAGCGACAGTCGCTCCTGGACTGCGACAGCATCCTCGCCCGCTACGCGCGCCTGCTCGAGATCCTGGACTTCCTGCTGCTCGAGCAGACCTACGGCCTGGGCAAGACCACCCACTAA
- a CDS encoding trypsin-like peptidase domain-containing protein, whose product MLGEERLGAGVAVAPDQVLTAHYLVLGAAQAEVTGADGKPRGVRGVALNHETGLALLRLEGPELRPARLGEGGPVAPGLPVFLLTCTSDRERKGATGHISMVGPFEAFWEYMLDQAIMTTAINPGLAGAPLFDPGGRVIGIVSLGLAAVGRYSLAIPVDLFLQHREEMESEQGVRTDPPRAWVGFYPQGFDGGVAINGIVPGGPGDKARLARGDLILSVDGAPVSNLRELYRAIWRKGPGESLGLQILRDSSIRVIEVVAGDRYEFYK is encoded by the coding sequence GTGCTCGGAGAGGAGCGCCTAGGGGCGGGGGTGGCGGTGGCTCCCGACCAGGTCTTGACCGCGCACTACCTGGTCCTGGGAGCGGCGCAGGCGGAGGTGACGGGGGCGGACGGAAAGCCGCGTGGGGTGCGGGGAGTGGCCCTGAACCACGAGACCGGCCTGGCCCTTCTCCGGCTCGAAGGCCCCGAGCTCCGCCCCGCGCGTCTGGGCGAAGGCGGCCCCGTGGCGCCCGGCCTGCCCGTCTTCCTACTGACCTGCACGAGCGACCGGGAGCGCAAGGGCGCCACCGGCCACATCTCGATGGTGGGCCCCTTCGAGGCCTTCTGGGAGTACATGCTGGACCAGGCCATCATGACCACCGCCATCAACCCAGGCTTGGCGGGAGCTCCCCTTTTCGACCCCGGCGGGCGGGTCATCGGCATCGTCTCCCTGGGCCTGGCCGCGGTGGGCCGCTACAGCCTGGCCATTCCGGTGGACCTCTTCCTGCAGCACCGGGAGGAGATGGAGAGCGAGCAGGGCGTGCGCACGGATCCCCCCCGGGCTTGGGTGGGTTTTTACCCGCAGGGCTTCGACGGCGGCGTGGCCATCAACGGCATCGTGCCCGGGGGCCCCGGGGACAAGGCCCGGCTCGCCCGGGGAGACTTGATCCTCTCCGTGGACGGCGCGCCCGTTTCCAACCTCCGCGAGCTCTACCGCGCCATATGGCGCAAGGGGCCCGGCGAATCGCTGGGGCTGCAGATCTTGCGCGACTCCTCGATCCGCGTGATCGAGGTCGTGGCGGGCGACCGCTACGAGTTCTACAAGTAG
- the infA gene encoding translation initiation factor IF-1, with the protein MSKEDLIELQGVVTEVLAGGNYKVKCGENHEVLARLNGKMRQFRIRVIAGDRVTVGVSPYDLKRGLITYRAK; encoded by the coding sequence ATGAGCAAGGAAGACTTAATCGAATTGCAGGGAGTGGTGACGGAGGTCTTGGCCGGCGGCAACTACAAGGTCAAGTGCGGCGAGAACCACGAGGTCCTAGCCCGGCTCAATGGCAAGATGCGGCAGTTCCGGATTCGCGTGATCGCAGGCGACCGCGTTACCGTGGGCGTATCCCCCTACGACCTCAAGCGCGGCCTCATCACTTACCGCGCTAAGTAG
- a CDS encoding HAD-IA family hydrolase — translation MARFRSVLFDLDNTLLDFDRAERAALRAALAQLGLPLSRSALREYRRINDELWALYRRGGIAQPVLAVERFRRLLEFLGGDHRRAPRLGRAYLDHLSERGDRLPGCRPTLARLSARHGLGVVTNGIDRVQRARLRAARLEQFFQVVVTSEGCGFAKPDPRILGVALTALGHSPAQALFVGDDVGTDGGAAARAGVAFCWMDRGRGHARGLRPPRRRVSRLLELPDLLSRT, via the coding sequence CTGGCCCGTTTCCGCTCCGTCCTCTTCGACCTCGACAACACCCTGCTCGATTTCGACCGGGCCGAGAGAGCGGCGCTCCGCGCCGCCCTCGCCCAGCTGGGTCTGCCCTTGAGCCGCTCCGCCTTGCGCGAGTACCGCCGCATCAACGATGAGCTCTGGGCCCTCTACCGCCGCGGGGGAATCGCCCAGCCGGTATTGGCGGTGGAGCGCTTCCGGCGGCTGCTCGAGTTCCTGGGGGGCGACCACCGGCGGGCGCCTCGCCTCGGCCGGGCCTACCTCGATCACCTGTCCGAGCGTGGTGACCGCCTGCCCGGCTGCCGGCCCACCCTGGCCCGCCTTTCGGCCCGCCACGGGCTGGGGGTCGTGACCAACGGCATCGATCGCGTCCAGCGAGCGCGGCTGCGGGCGGCCCGGCTGGAGCAATTCTTCCAGGTGGTGGTCACCTCGGAGGGCTGCGGCTTCGCCAAGCCCGATCCCCGCATCCTCGGCGTCGCCCTCACCGCGCTGGGGCACTCCCCGGCCCAGGCCCTCTTCGTGGGGGACGACGTGGGGACGGACGGAGGGGCCGCCGCGCGGGCGGGTGTCGCCTTCTGCTGGATGGACCGGGGTCGGGGGCACGCGCGGGGTCTCCGCCCGCCACGCCGCCGGGTGAGCAGACTCCTCGAGCTACCGGACCTCCTCTCGAGGACTTGA
- a CDS encoding glucose-1-phosphate adenylyltransferase — protein sequence MDDVLAVILGGGRGSRLFPLTLHRSKPAVPIAGKYRLIDIPVSNCLNSNLRRIFVLTQYNSESLNKHLNSTYKFDIFSSGFVTVLAAEQTEESPEWFQGTADAVRQCLRHLRTQGFRDALILSGDQLYQMDYRRMLETHRRHLADATVAVTPVTAEQAPAFGILKMNRQGRIVHFEEKPGPDRLEDLVSHLPSIGPTYLASMGIYLFGREALERSLKDPALVDFGRHVIPHALGEMRVHAHPYRGYWEDVGTISSYYEANLALCQPVPPFDFYEASRPVYTHPRFLPATKIEHCVVTSALISEGSIVVGAQVERSLIGIRSRIGRGTQVRDSLILGADYYETLDEIERANARGLPPLGIGPDTVIEKAIVDKNARIGRGVRIVNQAQERERDGIGYYIRDGIVVVPKQAIIPEGTVI from the coding sequence ATGGACGACGTGCTGGCCGTGATCCTGGGCGGCGGGAGGGGGTCACGGCTGTTCCCCTTGACCCTGCATCGCTCCAAGCCCGCCGTTCCCATCGCCGGAAAGTACCGGCTCATCGATATTCCCGTCAGCAACTGCTTGAACTCCAACCTCCGTCGGATCTTCGTCCTTACCCAGTACAACTCGGAGAGCCTGAACAAGCACCTGAACTCAACCTACAAGTTCGACATCTTCTCCTCTGGCTTTGTCACCGTGCTCGCGGCGGAGCAGACGGAGGAGAGCCCGGAGTGGTTCCAGGGGACCGCGGACGCGGTACGCCAGTGCCTGCGCCACCTCCGCACCCAGGGTTTTCGCGATGCCCTCATCCTTTCCGGTGACCAGCTGTACCAGATGGACTACCGCAGGATGCTGGAGACCCACCGGCGCCACCTGGCGGACGCCACCGTGGCCGTGACCCCCGTGACCGCCGAACAAGCCCCCGCCTTCGGGATCCTCAAGATGAACCGCCAGGGGCGCATCGTCCACTTCGAGGAGAAGCCGGGGCCGGATCGCCTGGAGGACCTGGTCTCCCACCTGCCTAGCATTGGCCCCACTTATCTCGCCTCGATGGGGATCTACCTCTTCGGCCGCGAGGCCCTGGAGCGATCGCTCAAGGATCCTGCCCTGGTGGACTTCGGTCGGCACGTGATCCCCCACGCCCTGGGCGAGATGCGGGTCCACGCCCATCCCTACCGTGGCTATTGGGAGGACGTGGGGACCATCTCCTCCTATTACGAGGCGAACCTGGCACTCTGCCAACCTGTCCCACCCTTCGACTTCTACGAGGCCTCCCGTCCCGTCTACACCCACCCGCGCTTCCTGCCCGCCACCAAAATAGAGCACTGCGTGGTGACGAGCGCGCTCATCTCCGAGGGCAGCATCGTCGTGGGGGCCCAGGTCGAGCGGTCGCTGATCGGGATCCGCAGCCGCATCGGCCGGGGCACGCAGGTCCGCGACAGCCTCATCCTAGGGGCCGATTACTATGAGACCCTCGACGAGATCGAGCGTGCGAACGCGCGGGGTCTGCCCCCCCTGGGGATCGGCCCCGACACCGTGATCGAAAAGGCGATCGTGGACAAGAACGCCCGCATCGGCAGGGGGGTTCGCATCGTGAACCAGGCCCAAGAGCGGGAGCGGGACGGCATCGGCTACTACATCCGGGACGGGATCGTGGTCGTGCCCAAGCAGGCCATCATCCCCGAAGGGACGGTGATATGA
- a CDS encoding ankyrin repeat domain-containing protein — protein sequence MTEVRQTLIEAVKKGDAPAVNRLLDDNPALLRAQTDEGVSAILLAVYYRQPEIAQAFLARGAVLSLFESCALGRLDRVSQILAEDSAALRSYSPDGHTPLGLACFFGHRDIVRLLIEKGADVNAASKNAQRVAPLHAATARPDAEIVEALLRAGADPKRQQEAGITPLHEAAAAGQEAIARLLIAHGAERDARADDGRTAADLARAKKHEALAGWLESPGKG from the coding sequence ATGACCGAAGTCCGGCAAACTCTCATCGAGGCCGTGAAGAAGGGCGACGCCCCGGCCGTCAACCGGCTACTGGACGACAACCCGGCCCTCCTCAGAGCGCAGACGGATGAGGGCGTGTCCGCCATACTGCTCGCCGTCTACTACCGGCAACCAGAGATCGCCCAAGCCTTCCTGGCCCGGGGTGCCGTCTTGAGCCTCTTCGAGAGCTGTGCCCTGGGCCGACTGGATCGGGTCTCGCAGATCCTGGCCGAGGACAGCGCGGCCCTACGCTCCTACTCTCCCGACGGCCACACCCCCCTCGGATTGGCGTGCTTCTTCGGCCACCGGGACATCGTCCGGCTGCTCATCGAGAAAGGGGCGGACGTGAACGCGGCCTCAAAGAACGCGCAGCGGGTGGCCCCCCTGCACGCGGCCACGGCCCGGCCGGATGCCGAGATCGTCGAGGCGTTGCTCAGAGCGGGGGCGGACCCCAAGCGGCAACAGGAGGCCGGCATCACTCCCCTGCACGAGGCGGCCGCGGCTGGACAGGAGGCGATCGCGCGCCTGCTGATTGCCCACGGGGCCGAGCGGGACGCCCGCGCCGACGATGGCCGAACCGCAGCCGATCTGGCTCGGGCCAAGAAGCACGAAGCGCTAGCCGGATGGCTGGAGTCCCCCGGCAAGGGGTGA
- the def gene encoding peptide deformylase, whose translation MSILKVARLGHPVVRTPARDLALDELGSSEIQRFIDDMKETMHEYEGVGLAAPQVHRSLRLAVLEVQASDERTEQAVPFTVLANPVLTRLGAETLTGWEGCLSIPDLRGLVPRSARVRLEALDREGRPYTVDAEGFFARVIQHECDHLDGRVYLDRMPDMRSLSFFKEFRTYAAPDPDEA comes from the coding sequence GTGTCCATCCTCAAGGTCGCGCGCCTCGGCCACCCCGTCGTGCGGACTCCGGCCCGCGATCTCGCCCTCGACGAGCTGGGTTCATCCGAGATCCAGCGCTTCATCGACGACATGAAGGAGACCATGCACGAGTACGAGGGGGTGGGCCTGGCCGCCCCCCAGGTCCACCGCAGCCTCCGCCTGGCCGTGCTCGAAGTGCAGGCCTCGGACGAGCGCACGGAGCAGGCCGTGCCCTTCACCGTCCTCGCCAACCCCGTCCTCACGCGGCTTGGAGCGGAGACCCTCACGGGCTGGGAGGGGTGCCTGTCGATCCCCGACCTGCGGGGCCTGGTCCCCCGCTCCGCGCGAGTGCGCCTGGAGGCCCTGGATCGCGAGGGTCGGCCTTACACGGTCGATGCGGAGGGCTTCTTCGCCCGGGTGATCCAGCACGAGTGCGATCACCTGGACGGCCGCGTCTACCTGGACCGGATGCCGGACATGAGGAGCCTCTCGTTCTTCAAGGAGTTCCGGACCTACGCCGCCCCCGATCCCGACGAGGCGTGA
- a CDS encoding PDZ domain-containing protein — protein sequence MPRWIGLTIGISALVAAGFAPGASGAEGRRVQVVRMGGAHLGVQLADVGKSDVAKLKLSEERGALVKSVDSDTPAEKAGLKEGDVILRYQGEAVQGAVQLARLVRETPPGRTVGLEVSRGGAVHKLSATLEEGKDAAFRLGDLEVPNLVLPNMPHMPPMPPMPPGTLRWEDGAGGKGRTMLFRHGHGPRRLGIEYQEVSGQLAHYFRLPDDRGLLVTSVDEDGPAGKAGLKAGDVILKFGGKDVRDGEDLRHEVMHAASQEVTITVQRDGKPLDLKLQLGALEPRRDEETT from the coding sequence ATGCCACGCTGGATTGGATTGACCATAGGGATTTCCGCACTGGTCGCGGCCGGGTTCGCCCCCGGGGCGTCCGGGGCGGAAGGGCGCCGGGTACAGGTCGTCCGCATGGGCGGGGCCCACCTAGGCGTCCAGCTCGCGGACGTGGGCAAGTCGGACGTCGCCAAGCTCAAGCTGTCCGAAGAGCGCGGAGCCCTCGTGAAGTCCGTCGACTCCGACACCCCGGCCGAGAAGGCCGGGCTCAAGGAAGGGGACGTGATCCTCCGCTACCAGGGGGAGGCAGTGCAGGGCGCGGTCCAACTGGCTCGCCTCGTCCGGGAGACTCCGCCCGGCCGCACGGTCGGCTTGGAGGTGAGCCGCGGGGGAGCCGTCCACAAGCTCTCCGCCACGCTGGAGGAAGGGAAGGACGCCGCTTTCCGGCTGGGCGACCTCGAGGTTCCGAACCTGGTCCTGCCCAATATGCCCCACATGCCGCCCATGCCCCCCATGCCGCCCGGTACTCTCCGCTGGGAAGACGGGGCCGGGGGCAAGGGACGGACCATGCTCTTCCGCCACGGGCATGGCCCGCGGAGGCTCGGCATCGAGTATCAAGAGGTCTCCGGTCAGCTCGCCCACTACTTCCGCCTGCCCGACGACCGGGGTCTGCTCGTGACCAGCGTGGACGAGGACGGACCCGCGGGCAAGGCGGGGCTGAAGGCCGGCGACGTGATCCTCAAGTTCGGGGGCAAGGACGTGCGGGACGGGGAGGACCTGCGGCATGAGGTGATGCACGCGGCCAGCCAGGAGGTCACGATCACCGTGCAGCGCGACGGCAAGCCCCTGGACCTCAAGCTCCAGTTGGGCGCGCTGGAGCCGCGGCGCGACGAGGAGACGACATAG
- the erpA gene encoding iron-sulfur cluster insertion protein ErpA: MINLTVNAAQKVKGILEQEKANIPQGGLRIYVQGGGCSGFSYGMVLDEAADGDQVFEAEGVKVIVDPMSMRYLEGAEVDYKEDLMGGGFAIKNPNATSTCGCGHSFNAGGEGGGGGHHH, encoded by the coding sequence ATGATCAACCTCACCGTGAACGCTGCCCAGAAGGTGAAGGGCATCCTGGAGCAGGAGAAGGCGAACATCCCCCAGGGTGGACTCCGAATCTACGTGCAGGGCGGCGGTTGTTCCGGCTTCTCGTACGGAATGGTGCTGGACGAAGCCGCGGACGGCGACCAGGTCTTCGAGGCGGAGGGCGTGAAGGTCATTGTGGACCCCATGAGCATGCGCTACCTCGAGGGGGCCGAGGTCGACTACAAGGAAGACCTGATGGGGGGCGGCTTCGCCATCAAGAATCCGAACGCGACATCCACCTGCGGCTGCGGCCATTCGTTCAACGCCGGCGGCGAAGGTGGCGGCGGGGGTCATCACCACTGA